One Phoenix dactylifera cultivar Barhee BC4 chromosome 8, palm_55x_up_171113_PBpolish2nd_filt_p, whole genome shotgun sequence genomic window carries:
- the LOC103707353 gene encoding E3 ubiquitin-protein ligase MARCHF8-like isoform X1, with protein MTTGTEANDEAASGASAPPPPTPVAPQVAAAANMMARSADTECSGGDAKSRRAVEDKVSGGQQGKGKSEVSGLEKAAVVVIDVSSEGGGEWNPEAEKLCRICHLSPDAEDLEGAGFIQIGCGCKGELGTAHQRCAEAWFKVKGNRCCEICGVNAKNIIGKEDSSFMEAWHESRMLGSSINRNSSENGSCWSQPFCLLLIFLLLVLTYILTWLFAL; from the exons ATGACGACGGGAACGGAGGCAAACGATGAAGCAGCGAGCGGCGCGAGCGCACCTCCGCCGCCTACTCCAGTAGCGCCGCAGGTAGCCGCCGCCGCCAACATGATGGCGCGCTCGGCCGACACCGAGTGCTCCGGTGGAGATGCGAAGTCTCGGAGGGCGGTAGAGGACAAGGTCAGCGGGGGGCAACAGGGGAAGGGGAAGTCGGAGGTATCCGGGCTGGAGAAGGCTGCCGTTGTGGTCATCGACGTGAGCTCCGAGGGTGGCGGGGAGTGGAATCCCGAGGCCGAGAAGTTGTGCAGGATCTGCCATTTGAGCCCCGATGCCGAGGATTTGGAGGGCGCGGGGTTCATCCAGATCGGGTGCGGCTGCAAGGGCGAGCTCGGGACGGCTCACCAGCGCTGCGCTGAGGCCTGGTTTAAGGTGAAGGGCAACAG GTGTTGTGAAATTTGTGGTGTGAATGCAAAAAACATCATTGGTAAGGAAGACAGCAGTTTCATGGAGGCATGGCATGAGAGCAGAATGTTGGGCAGCAGCATCAACAGAAACTCATCAGAGAATGGCAGTTGTTGGAGTCAACCATTctgtcttctcttgatcttcctgCTGCTAGTACTGACCTACATACTTACATGGTTGTTCGCACTATGA
- the LOC103707353 gene encoding E3 ubiquitin-protein ligase MARCHF8-like isoform X2 — MTTGTEANDEAASGASAPPPPTPVAPQVAAAANMMARSADTECSGGDAKSRRAVEDKVSGGQQGKGKSEVSGLEKAAVVVIDVSSEGGGEWNPEAEKLCRICHLSPDAEDLEGAGFIQIGCGCKGELGTAHQRCAEAWFKVKGNSCEVCCSWK; from the exons ATGACGACGGGAACGGAGGCAAACGATGAAGCAGCGAGCGGCGCGAGCGCACCTCCGCCGCCTACTCCAGTAGCGCCGCAGGTAGCCGCCGCCGCCAACATGATGGCGCGCTCGGCCGACACCGAGTGCTCCGGTGGAGATGCGAAGTCTCGGAGGGCGGTAGAGGACAAGGTCAGCGGGGGGCAACAGGGGAAGGGGAAGTCGGAGGTATCCGGGCTGGAGAAGGCTGCCGTTGTGGTCATCGACGTGAGCTCCGAGGGTGGCGGGGAGTGGAATCCCGAGGCCGAGAAGTTGTGCAGGATCTGCCATTTGAGCCCCGATGCCGAGGATTTGGAGGGCGCGGGGTTCATCCAGATCGGGTGCGGCTGCAAGGGCGAGCTCGGGACGGCTCACCAGCGCTGCGCTGAGGCCTGGTTTAAGGTGAAGGGCAACAG CTGTGAGGTGTGTTGCTCTTGGAAATAA
- the LOC103707354 gene encoding berberine bridge enzyme-like 15 gives MALSSANLTLYCLLCLLISLASSHPVYERFLRCLSIHSPPSTNFSQLIYLPNTGSYSSLLRSSIQNLRFASPTIPKPLLILEPADESQIQASVICCRNHSLPMRVRSGGHDYEGLSYRSDHDSRFILLDLTRLRSISVDTEHGVAWVQSGATLGELYYRIAEKSSYHGFPAGICPTVCVGGHLSGGGLGPLIRKYGLAADNVLDATLVDVNGRLLDRESMGEDLFWAIRGGGGASFGIIVSWKVRLVPVPPTFTIFTLHRTLEQGAIELLNKWQYVAHKLHEDLYLKVDIQHVEGGENGVVAVFESLFLGGCAELLQHIGKSFPELEVKRNDCREMTWIQSALYFAGYHSEVPMEILLDRSLQPKEFNKGKSDYAREPIPLSGWEGIWRRFLEQGAGSMVMVPYGGRMGEILEAEIPFPHRQGNLFSIQYLVRWNDSGASASEKHLAWVRRTYRYMSPYVSKHPRAAYLNYRDLDLGKNEEGNTSYLMAKVWGRKYFKNNFKRLAIVKGEVDPEDFFWSEQSIPPLVVDKERRSGQIGFKDLISKPKPLIKHFL, from the coding sequence ATGGCTTTAAGCTCCGCAAATCTCACTCTATATTGCCTTCTGTGCCTGTTAATCTCATTAGCCTCTTCGCATCCAGTCTATGAGAGATTCCTCCGCTGCCTCTCCATTCATAGCCCACCTTCCACCAACTTCTCGCAACTCATCTACTTGCCCAACACCGGTTCCTACTCCTCTCTCCTCCGATCATCCATCCAAAACCTCAGGTTCGCATCTCCCACCATTCCAAAGCCCCTCCTCATTCTCGAGCCTGCCGATGAGTCCCAGATCCAAGCTTCAGTCATCTGCTGCAGGAACCACAGCCTGCCAATGAGAGTTCGGAGCGGCGGGCACGACTATGAAGGCCTGTCCTATCGGTCCGACCATGACAGCCGCTTCATCTTGCTTGATCTCACAAGGCTTAGATCGATAAGTGTCGACACGGAGCATGGCGTCGCTTGGGTCCAGTCCGGGGCCACTCTAGGCGAACTCTATTACAGGATTGCAGAGAAGAGTAGCTACCATGGCTTCCCGGCAGGCATCTGCCCCACTGTTTGCGTCGGCGGGCACCTGAGTGGCGGCGGTTTGGGGCCCTTGATAAGGAAATATGGTCTCGCTGCTGACAACGTCCTGGACGCTACGTTAGTTGATGTTAATGGGAGGCTCTTGGACAGGGAGTCCATGGGGGAAGATCTCTTCTGGGCTAtaagaggaggtggaggagcaaGCTTTGGTATCATAGTCTCGTGGAAGGTCAGGTTAGTTCCTGTTCCCCCCACTTTCACCATTTTCACTCTCCACAGGACCTTGGAGCAGGGAGCAATAGAGCTTCTGAATAAATGGCAATACGTCGCACACAAGCTCCATGAGGATCTATACCTCAAGGTTGATATCCAACATGTGGAGGGTGGAGAGAACGGAGTGGTGGCCgtttttgaatccttgtttcttGGGGGGTGTGCTGAGCTACTCCAGCATATCGGGAAGAGCTTTCCGGAGCTGGAGGTGAAGAGGAATGACTGCAGGGAGATGACTTGGATTCAATCGGCCCTCTACTTTGCTGGGTATCACAGCGAAGTGCCCATGGAAATTTTGCTGGATAGGAGTCTGCAGCCGAAGGAATTCAACAAGGGCAAGTCTGACTACGCGAGGGAACCCATCCCTTTAAGTGGATGGGAAGGGATTTGGAGAAGGTTTTTGGAGCAAGGTGCTGGGTCCATGGTCATGGTTCCTTATGGTGGGAGGATGGGTGAGATTCTGGAAGCAGAGATTCCATTTCCCCACAGGCAGGGGAATTTGTTCAGTATCCAATATCTAGTTCGATGGAATGATAGTGGAGCCTCGGCATCCGAAAAGCACTTGGCTTGGGTTAGGAGAACGTATAGATATATGAGCCCTTATGTATCAAAGCATCCGAGGGCTGCTTATCTAAATTATAGGGATCTGGACTTGGGTAAGAATGAGGAGGGTAATACAAGCTACTTAATGGCTAAAGTCTGGGGAAGGAAGTACTTTAAGAATAACTTTAAGAGACTGGCGATTGTGAAGGGTGAAGTTGATCCCGAGGATTTCTTCTGGAGCGAGCAGAGCATCCCACCTCTTGTTGTAGACAAAGAAAGGAGGTCCGGACAGATTGGTTTCAAGGATCTAATTTCTAAACCAAAGCCACTGATCAAACACTTCCTTTGA